accccaccctgccccccggcACTTTTGTTACAATTTTGACTTTCCTTGGCGACAGATCCTGTCCCATCTACTAGGGGCAGCACTGGAACTGCTGTGGGACAAGTTGGAGAAGTTCTGTTCCCATCTTGTAGGAGCAGCACTTGTGCTCCTATTCCAGGTGTATTTCCACATGCacacagggggatgggggaaggtgtGATGGAAAATCCCATTCCTTTCCTGCTGTCCCAACCCGGGTGTCACAAATGTAACTTCCTAAGCTTCCTCACAGCCAGCTGCACGTCCTTGTTCCTCAGAGTATAGATGACAGGGTTCAGCACTGGGGTGACAACTGTATAGAGAACAGAAACAGCCTTATCCATAGGGAAGGAGCGGAAGGGCCGGGCATAGATGTATATGCAAGGCCCAAAGATCAGGGTCACCACGGTGAGGTGGGAGGCGCAGGTGGAGAGCGCCTTAGCCCGCCCTTCACTGGAGCGTGTGCTCAGCTTGGCCAGGAGGACAGAGTAGGATACGAGCAGCACCAGAAAGCCCAGGAGAGACATCAGGCCACTGTTGGACACCATCAGCAGCTCAACAGCAAAGGTGTCGACACAGGCCAGCTTGATTAGCTGGGGCACGTCACAATAGAAGTTGTCCAGTTCATGGGGGCTGCAGAAGGGCAGCTGGACGATGATGGAGACCTGGATGATGGAATGGATGAAGCCGCCGGCCCAGGAcacccccaccagccccacacaAACAGCCTGGTTCATGATGGCTATGTAGCGCAGTGGATGGAATATAGCCACGTAGCGATCGTAGGCCATGATGGTGAGCAGGAAGATCTTGATGCCCCCGATGAAGTGGAAGAAGAAGATCTGGGCCACGCAGCCCCCATAGGAGATGGTCTGAGCTTGAAGGAAGAAGCCTGCCAGCAAATTGGGGGCAGTGATGGAGGAGTAGCAGAAATCCAGGAAGGAGAGGTTCCCCAGCAGCAtatacatgggggtgtggagctgTGGCTCACAGGCCACCAGCGCCACAATGAGGAGGTTGCCCAGCACTGTCGCACCATACACAGCCAGGAAGATGACAAAGAGGAGAAGCTGGAGCTCCGAGGACTTGGTCAGTCCCAGGAGTACGAACTCGGTCACAGTGCTGCGGTTCCCCTCTTCCATGGAGGCAGCTCGTGCCTTACACACAgaccctggggccatggggataataatatggATATTAATGGGAAGGGATAAAGAAACAAGTGCTGAGACCCTGACTCAGTGATTACTGAGGGCCAGACACCCAGGTGCCTCAGTGCCTTTAAAACCTGGCCCTCAGCTCTTACTCAGGTACTCCCGGTGGAAAGAACAAGCCCCTCCCGAGGTTCTCTAGTCAACGGAGTCATGCCAATTAGCCCCAGCTATGGAGCTGCTTCTTAGCCTTGGGGTTAAGGTTCAGGAGACTTGGGCTCAGCTTTGCTATAGCCCAGCTTTGTGACCTGGGGCACGGCACGTCGGGCCCAGTTCCCCAAGGAGCTGAGGCGTGGCCAGGCTGAGCATCACCGCAGCTAACTCCCAGGCTCCCAGGCAATCACCGGGATTCAAATGGCCTGAGCTCGGCGCCCAGGCTCCCtacacaatgaatggggagagaggcaCCTTCGAATGGGATTCCCAAAAGGCAGCACGCTAGGCGGGGAGGCGCCTGAGctaaccaatgggagatgccaaggcAAGGCTGTATCCTAAGCCCTGCCCCACGCAGGCAGTTCAGCGCCTCCCTCTTCTTGGAGGTCACAGCTGCAAACCCTCCCTTGGAGCTAGGCAGCAATGCCATTTGTGAAAGGAGCTGGGGTGAGGGACTCCCCCATAGCATTCAGCCCCGCAGTTAGTACCAGTGGGGACACGTCCTGTTCAAGCCGCCCTTTGCCGGAGGGGGAGACAGGGTTTGAACGTGGATCTGCACATGCTGTAACCCCTGGGCTGTTAGATACTTtcatggggggatggaggggtggggcaCTCCCACAGTCTGTCCCATCAGAGCTGGGCCACTCTGCCTAAAGAATGAAAGACACAGTGGGTGAGAGGCAGAGAGTGAGATCACACAGCCCTGAGAATGACTCTGGAGCCTGGTGGGCAGAGCACCTGCCTCAGAggtgtccccctgctcccaggccGTTTGGTGTAATCTTACCTACAGTGGCCTGATCCGATAGATGAGCTCAGAGCCCACCCACTGGACCAGGCCCCACGGGTGAACTGGGCGCATCTGTCCTTCCCCAGTTTGGGCATTGCTCTAAGGCTGAGGCGTGTGGATGTCCAGTGTGGGGCtgcagtgtgcatgtgcacaGGCAGAAGCAGGTTCCTAAGGAATTTTACTGGAGAAATATAAGTGCCAAACCAATGTAGGCGCCCACAGATCTTGGCAGCGGCTGAGCAGGGGTCTGGGGATCCCAGTGGGGCCCGATTCTGGGATGCAGTTGCTgaaagtggcagttaggcacctaagtccttttgtgactctagccctgcattgctctgtgcctcagtttcccaatctgtgaaatggggaataAAATCCTGCCCTCCCTCTCAGGTGTATTACAAGGGCAAACTCCTAATGCTTGTGAGGTTACTGTGATGAGAAGTAAATAAGGACCTCGATATAGAGAAAATACTCTCAGCCACGAGGTTAAACTATCATGGTCATCCGGATAGAAGGAAGATCCAAGGATTTGTAAATGTTAATGTTCACATAGTAACACAAAGTACATTTGAAACAATGACAGTATAGTTGCCCTGCTAAATACTGACCCAATTGACACTATACTGAAGACCCAATTTCATCATATTTAGGAGATATAGGTAAGAGATCTATATCTATGATATAGCCAATCTATATCTTCATCATACATATAGACAAATATTCTTCTACAATCTCCTTTTCTTGATTTGTATCAAATAAACAGCCCATGAATAGATTGATTTTGTCACATAAATACTTAATgatatcctgattttatcagATGAAACATCTCCGTGAATAATCAAGTATCTTATGAAAAAGTTAATTTAATCAAATATCTCCTAAATATTATGATTTTATCAAATAAATACAGCAAGATTAGATTGCTGTTATCAAATAATTATTCACAGTAATATATTGATTTAACAAGAAAATTGTCTGGTAAATACATTTTCattagatcatcttgtctgaccgcCTGTATATCagaggccagagaatttcatccggTTACCCCAGTACTGAAGCAGATAATTTGTGTTTGACTAATGTAGACCCAGGAgcaccgccagcttttttggcaccctaggcagcggaaggtcccgctCCCAAAATGGCGCCCCCAacagaggcggcagaaggtcaCACCCCTGAAATACCACCAACGACTGGGGCAgtcgaagatccggctgccgcggttgctgccccccaaatgttagcaccctaggtgatcacctaggtcgcctaatgggttgcgccagccctgtgtagaccttgcatttggctaaagaatatcttccagaaagggggccagtcttgattttaagatGTTATAATATATATATCTGTATATATTATGAATGTATTGATTTTATCAGATAAATATCTCAGGAATGCATTGATTTTATCAAACAAACATTAAATGAATCCACTGATTTTATCAAATAAGTATAAATCAGTTGATTTTATCAGATAAAAATTCACACATTTGTGGTAATATCAAATGATTATAGCAAAATATGTTGGTTGTTTCAAATATCTtacaaatatgttgatttctatTTAACTATCTTCATACAAACCGCTTTCTCCCCCCATACACACCTATTTATCCAtctctccatccccatacacacataTCTATCTAAATCCATAAACACCCTCTattccatctatctatccataaACCTATCACCACAAACACCTCTCTATCAATCCCACTATCCTTCATTctattcccacacacacaccactctacTTTCTCCATCCATTCCCATAAACATCCTCTATTGATCCATCTTTCCATCCATCTATCCCCTACacactgttctctctctctatctatccatccccatgtaCACCCTatttatctaatctatctattcCCATACACACTCTGCTATCTATTCTCATACCCACCccctatccatccatctatccaccaCCATGCACACCCTTCTATCTCTTGCTCTTTCTCTATTCCTATACATACTGATCTATCTCCATGCATACCCCGCTCTCTACCTTCTTTGCCTTTTGAAACTCCTATTATTGTaatcccttcccacccaccctctcccCATGCTGCACCACCTCTGAGTATCTCTGAATCATCCAATGGACATCAGAGATTCCCAGCTCAGTTTCCTGCACTCCCATTTACCTGcacatcagccacccatgggtcAGTCCCCTCTGGCCCTTGGTGCCTCTCCTCCAATGCCTATGGAGTTCCTCCACTGATGGACTTGTCACCACACATCCCAGTAGTTCCAGGGTCTTCTCAACCACCAGCCAACACTACTGGAGAGGGACTGAGGAAGTCAACTCTGGTGAGGTTGAGCAGTCCCCACCACAGAGCATCTCATACATGCACCTCCTACTGTCAAAGACCAGAGTGCTGATATATCAGCTCCAGAGCTGggccagggagagacccagctggTGATTGCAAATTGCCTTGGGAGGAGGGCTGGGACCATGGGTGCTGTGATGCTCAGAGGTGCAGCTGCAAAGGGGATTATTAGAGCAGGTCACCAGCCTCTGCGGTAATTAAAACCAACTTTTCTAAGGCTACATCTGCACTACGAGCTCAGGGTGTGATTTCCAGTTCACACACACGTACTTGCACGACCTCTCACCACGCCagcacgctaaaaatagcagtggaaTACgatagcatgggcagtggcagcaTTGTGCTGGCCGCCCAACATACAAACCCACCAGAACCCCGTGGGTACATACATGGCACGGCTAACTCGCCATTTTTAACACACTCACTCAGCAGAGAGCTAGCGCAAGTATGTCTGTGctagctgggaatcacacctctggCTTGTAGCATGGACGTAGTGTAAGTGATTTAAAATCTGTACAGTTAGATTGTCTTGACGTTTGGCGTGCCTCAGCGCGCTCAGGATAGGACTAGGGATCCAGAATTGGGGTCGTTTCAACCAAGGGGTTCCTGAgatacagccccctcccccaccaaactgCCTTTCTCCTAATTGGGGGCTTCTACCGTTTTTCTTTTCCCCCCAGATGTGGGGCTCGAGCCATGGCTTTGATCCAGGCACAGGGCTGTAGCTGGACATGTGCCCCAGATAGTGCATGGCACCCAATGCTCCTCCCGGGGGGAGACAATTGAAAATGAGATTGGCACGAGAGTTACGCTCTCACGTTAGGCACGTGCCCGACACTCACGACCCAGACGGATTATACTGAGCATGCGTGGACAGGACAGCCCAGACGCAGTCTCGCCTGCCTTTTTTCCTCCACAGCAGCTAGTTGGCCATTGATCCTGACCAACACCCAGCCAGCACCAGCTGGGGCCCAGCAGAGGGCCGGGATCTGAAAACGGACTCCAGGCGTGATGCTAAAACCCATCTCTGTTGGCAGGGCAGAGTTACTCTGGGAAACGTGCCCATCCCGCTTCTGAAAATAACGTAACTCAAAGCTGTGAATGTTTGCTaggaggggagaggggtttggggctgtagcgaggggagggggaaacacggagatgggaggggagaggagctggggggcacaggTATGGGAGCGGGGGAAGGGTTATggggtgtcggagaaaaactcagttctcgctttctgtttgggtgcagcaaaatcaaatactttattctttctctagtaattacaatagagggagggagtgtcctaggaaacagggttgccccttgtcccggacaggtctctctcaattattaaacaaatatagcaagcatttatacttttgttacagacaatagctagcaatcatggagacagtaaagagaaaacaattgcatttgtttatacataagcctttctgctatcttatttgtctcactactagaaaaaagcaagactgcacatttggttatctgaattgcaaggtcgtaataactttcacacagttcactctgtcttacattatcttgcttctacaaatctcacgtcattagggtcacagctagcctaactcatgctaactaactaatATTCATTAAGATCCCtttaaatccttgttaattattttctGGCTTCCACAGGGGAGTGGTAGGGGAGGGGTGGGACACTAGAaaggcagacatgggagtgagtggcagggggaaaggagaagaaataGGGGCAGGATTTCCTGTCAGCCCCATATTCTTCCCTTGCATGTGTGCACCAGGATCTGGGGTCCTCTGACCCTCTGGGGGAGGTGATCCCCCTCCTCGTACCTCCTCATGTGAGCCAGGAT
The sequence above is a segment of the Mauremys mutica isolate MM-2020 ecotype Southern chromosome 12, ASM2049712v1, whole genome shotgun sequence genome. Coding sequences within it:
- the LOC123346911 gene encoding olfactory receptor 4D5-like, with protein sequence MFHLINVTEFVLLGLTKSSELQLLLFVIFLAVYGATVLGNLLIVALVACEPQLHTPMYMLLGNLSFLDFCYSSITAPNLLAGFFLQAQTISYGGCVAQIFFFHFIGGIKIFLLTIMAYDRYVAIFHPLRYIAIMNQAVCVGLVGVSWAGGFIHSIIQVSIIVQLPFCSPHELDNFYCDVPQLIKLACVDTFAVELLMVSNSGLMSLLGFLVLLVSYSVLLAKLSTRSSEGRAKALSTCASHLTVVTLIFGPCIYIYARPFRSFPMDKAVSVLYTVVTPVLNPVIYTLRNKDVQLAVRKLRKLHL